A genome region from Paracoccus aestuarii includes the following:
- a CDS encoding DUF4394 domain-containing protein: MFRLAALSTSALALSMTAAVAATGVGLTDDRTLVMFDTETLEVTGTMEVEGVDRLLGIDMRAADNSLIGVTDDMRIVTIDTASGAATELSVMDTPLPVADQPVIVDVNPAADRLRLMTGVTNHRVNMDTGEVTADGDLNWAAEDENSEAMPMSVATGYTNSFGTPESTAMYNIDAGIGALIRQTAPNDGTLATVGMLEVAEPGAEMAFDIQGDADGNNMAWLVTGNAIYSVDLDSGMATQAGQIEGVEGQIRDLTVLPAM; the protein is encoded by the coding sequence ATGTTTCGCCTTGCTGCACTTTCGACCTCGGCCCTGGCCCTGTCGATGACCGCCGCCGTCGCCGCCACCGGCGTCGGCCTGACCGATGACCGCACCCTGGTCATGTTCGACACCGAGACCCTGGAGGTCACCGGCACGATGGAGGTCGAGGGCGTCGACCGCCTGCTGGGCATCGACATGCGCGCCGCCGATAACAGCCTGATCGGCGTGACCGACGACATGCGCATCGTCACCATCGACACCGCCTCGGGCGCGGCGACCGAACTGTCGGTCATGGACACGCCCCTGCCGGTCGCCGACCAGCCGGTGATCGTGGACGTGAACCCCGCCGCCGACCGCCTGCGCCTGATGACCGGCGTGACCAACCACCGCGTCAACATGGACACGGGCGAGGTCACCGCGGACGGCGACCTGAACTGGGCCGCCGAGGACGAGAATTCCGAAGCCATGCCCATGTCCGTGGCCACCGGCTATACCAACAGCTTCGGCACCCCGGAATCGACCGCGATGTACAACATCGATGCGGGCATCGGCGCGCTGATCCGCCAGACCGCCCCCAATGACGGCACGCTGGCGACGGTCGGCATGCTGGAGGTCGCCGAACCCGGCGCCGAGATGGCCTTTGACATCCAGGGCGATGCCGATGGCAACAACATGGCCTGGTTGGTCACCGGCAATGCCATCTATTCCGTCGATCTGGACAGCGGCATGGCCACCCAGGCCGGCCAGATCGAAGGCGTCGAGGGCCAGATCCGCGACCTGACGGTCCTGCCCGCGATGTGA